One part of the Bombus terrestris chromosome 13, iyBomTerr1.2, whole genome shotgun sequence genome encodes these proteins:
- the LOC100645421 gene encoding GATOR complex protein Iml1 isoform X1 yields MKLYKLIVHQKTFSEEDLIINPKDHPSIKTGDVVEIYHPEVEFSRLLLQVTSFKEDLQGRETISVENNVATMFQLRTFADVYMNVVNPDDVALDSIELTFKDQYLGRSEMWRLKNSLVNTCVYMNKKIEFCGGSIRCQVYEMWSQGDRVACGVITNDTKVVFRSSTSMVYLFIQMSSEMWDFDIHGDLYFEKAVNGFLADLFQKWKKNGSNHEVTIVLFSRTFYNANSLEEFPNHMRECLQHDYRGRFYEDFYRVVVQNERFEDWSNVLVQLRKLFTDYQKIVLEYHQKSGVSIPKAVNSTAAQGNFLEVLNMSLNVFEKHYLDRSFDRTGQLSVVITPGVGVFEVDRELTNVTKQRIIDNGVGSDLVCVGEQPLHAVPLLKFHNKDTSVNAPDDYSMPHWINLSFYSTNKKIPYSTFIPRIKLPQRVSKQSAETISGKLQCKSKLLQEDAKECLHNTLFDYDAYDAQVFQLPSVHTSSSLQRVTTRTKKTSVASMETHNNAHILKLLKRKMSDPDIHHPPPESHSPPAATRSAAILIPSRTDDVTSSESNGEVNESRISVKSDLTDSEISPPFRPVVGSAGSPTNTISQPTTIRPSRALINPFDPSHVTIKLTSNRRRWTHIFPKGPTGVLIQQHHYQAVPTQMCSESQSDATSTISGSPMEHNDISNSNQFQDHTKNKPQRLNLLLSGTDKSGNPISSTGNKSLTLLWGATGEQEWTPALTTAIIGVDWKSLTIPACLPITTDYFPDKRSLQNDYVVSDYNLLPDDVNTDFAQQRAIYKKPLTTAEVFKELVSQRLAQGFQLIILPQNNQNQSHTPGSNAVPAISSVMRGRQTESEPKEEYLLSIGRIFHKISLFDNCITVTRYRPRHPYPPFNIHYLYRFHAPHHDTYEVSWVSFTTEKLENYNWNYLDHYICTRGHTDFALVEALKYWRFRVFLLPLHNSATRKFLEGSSRCDIYTPLTTSEQVSLLDGFLRFIELWPNKIRRPNPNKNWNPSTLGGVSQRDPASHLTRRRHSTSLIVLTNQTNLVGSSPFRERLGSNRLPEKPRPRSGSKVMDRGRISPASEAVLPLSLEQQQDHFDSNEDSSTNMELTRLKNTAPNNEILEAMKHQQNGVGFLTQHPSLPSQTFVSADAVQWLNNHIEGGVTVESAINIMNGMIQDKLICHASGDFSKPFILGFYLYHIVQDKENQRAGDYFSPLGDLQSFENEWVEVEIRAPKGWCEPSSPGSFPLMSSPMTIPSCDTTIVDESNVAPFLKDELDISDMADEHGEWQVPSYKHTHLDIDINNRSDRIEWGHLRYQSIYKVDHSYELVVQWVASSGSIVADLIFVWQRKAQMCGIQMVPIPSDLLALPFTLKSDPLRGPIFIPLNTECLMANKQHLFEEFREVTYEQRLFLFQETIVQRFGFVPCLIESTENDHQYVHMTGNAFILIPSTTNTRSRPRTATNIVRRNTGQKGYPIHSDQPSPHEAYITRHVSGKNKDDYNKDKRIGFLWSWNHMLSRKWKSSSTLVGDELFQKKLIQDFRHFCSNGDNRLKQFWEHCWEIKEKSCTKTI; encoded by the exons ATGAAGCTGTATAAGTTGATAGTTCATCAAAAGACCTTTAGTGAAGAAGATTTAATAATCAATCCAAAAGATCACCCTAGTATAAAAACTGGAGATGTTGTTGAAATTTATCACCCGGAGGTTGAATTTAGCCGTCTACTCCTTCAAGTCACATCCTTTAAAGAAGATTTACAAGGAAGGGAGACAATTAGCGTGGAGAACAATGTAGCCACAATGTTTCAATTAAGAACATTTGCAGATGTATATATGAATGTTGTTAATCCAGACGATGTAGCTTTGGATTCCATTGAACTTACCTTCAAAGACCAGTATCTGGGTCGTAGTGAAATGTGGCGTTTGAAAAATAGCTTG gTCAACACTTGCGTATATATGAACAAGAAGATCGAATTCTGTGGAGGCAGTATCAGATGTCAAGTATATGAAATGTGGTCACAGGGTGACAGAGTCGCTTGTGGTGTTATAACTAATGATACTAAG GTTGTGTTTCGTTCTTCCACCAGTATGGTGTATCTTTTTATTCAAATGAGTTCAGAAATGTGGGATTTTGACATTCACGGTGACTTATATTTTGAAAAAGCTGTTAATGGATTTTTAGCTGATTTATTTCAAAAGTGGAAAAAGAATGGCAGTAATCATGAAGTAACGATTGTTCTATTCTCAAGAACATTTTATAATGCTAACAGTCTGGAAGAATTTCCAAATCACATGCGTGAATGTTTACAACATGATTATAGGGGAAGATTTTATGAAGATTTCTACAGGGTGGTAGTTCAAAATGAAAGATTTGAAGATTGGAGTAACGTGTTGGTACAATTACGTAAACTGTTCACAGActatcaaaaaattgtattagaaTATCATCAAAAATCAGGTGTCTCTATACCAAAAGCAGTAAATTCAACAGCTGCACAGGGCAACTTTTTAGAAGTACTGAACATGTCTTTAAATG TGTTTGAGAAACATTATCTGGATCGTAGTTTTGATAGAACTGGTCAGTTGTCGGTGGTGATTACACCTGGCGTAGGTGTTTTTGAGGTTGACAGAGAGTTAACGAACGTTACAAAACAAAGAATTATTGATAACGGAGTCGGTAGCGATTTGGTGTGTGTCGGAGAACAACCATTACATGCAGTACCTTTATTAAAG TTTCACAATAAGGATACATCTGTTAACGCGCCTGATGACTATAGCATGCCGCACTGGATTAATCTAAGTTTTTattcaacaaataaaaaaattccttATTCAACATTTATACCTCGTATAAAACTTCCTCAGAGAGTGTCAAAACAATCAGCAGAAACGATCAGCGGAAAATTGCAGTGCAAAAGTAAGCTTTTACAAGAAGATGCAAAGGAATGTTTACACAATACTTTGTTTGACTATGATGCATACGATGCACAAGTCTTTCAATTGCCTTCAGTCCATACGTCAAG tAGTTTGCAACGAGTTACGACGAGAACTAAAAAGACAAGCGTTGCCAGCATGGAAACACATAATAACGCGCATATACTGAAACTTCTGAAAAGAAAAATGTCAGATCCTGATATACATCATCCACCACCTGAATCTCACTCACCTCCAGCTGCGACAAGAAGCGCGGCAATCTTGATACCTTCTAGAACAGATGACGTAACTAGTAGCGAATCCAACGGAGAAGTCAATG AATCGAGGATATCAGTAAAAAGCGATTTAACCGATTCAGAAATATCACCGCCATTTAGGCCGGTTGTTGGTAGTGCTGGAAGCCCCACAAATACAATATCTCAACCTACAACTATTAGGCCTAGTAGAGCACTTATTAATCCTTTTGATCCATCTCACGTTACAATTAAATTAACTAGTAACAGACGAAGATGGACGCATATTTTTCCTAAAG GGCCAACAGGTGTACTTATACAGCAACATCATTATCAAGCTGTGCCAACACAAATGTGTTCAGAATCACAATCTGATGCTACCTCCACTATAAGCGGTTCCCCTATGGAACATAACGACATCTCTAACTCAAATCAGTTTCAAGATC ACACAAAGAATAAACCGCAGAGATTAAATCTTCTACTATCAGGCACTGATAAAAGTGGGAATCCGATATCCTCTACGGGCAATAAGTCTTTGACATTGTTATGGGGTGCTACTGGTGAACAGGAATGGACACCGGCACTTACAACAG CAATCATAG GCGTTGATTGGAAATCATTGACAATCCCAGCATGTTTGCCAATTACTACAGATTATTTTCCCGATAAAAGAAGTTTACAAAACGACTACGTTGTGTCAGACTATAATCTATTGCCTGACGACGTTAATACAGATTTTGCTCAACAACGAGCAATATATAAAAAACCTTTAACAACTGCCGAAGTATTTAAGGAGCTTGTATCGCAACGATTAGCACAG GgttttcaattaattattttaccgCAAAATAATCAAAATCAGAGCCATACACCCGGTAGTAATGCTGTCCCTGCAATAAGCTCTGTAATGCGGGGACGGCAAACAGAATCAGAACCGAAGGAGGAATATTTGCTAAGCATTGGGagaatatttcacaaaatatcTTTATTCGATAATTGTATAACAGTAACAAGATATCGGCCAAG GCATCCTTACCCTCCGTTCAATATTCATTATCTTTATCGATTTCACGCACCTCATCACGACACGTACGAAGTATCATGGGTATCTTTTACAACGGAGAAGCTTGAAAATTACAATTGGAATTATTTGGATCATTACATCTGTACCAGGGGCCATACTGATTTTGCTTTAGTAGAG GCGCTTAAATACTGGAGATTTCGCGTGTTTTTACTTCCTTTGCACAATTCGGCTACTCGAAAATTTTTAGAGGGATCATCAAGATGTGATATATATACACCTCTCACCACTTCCGAACAAGTGTCTCTCTTGGACGGATTTTTACGGTTCATCGAGCTGTGGCCGAATAAAATACGCCGCCCGAATCCGAACAAAAATTGG AATCCTTCGACTCTAGGTGGTGTTTCCCAGAGAGATCCTGCCTCTCACTTGACCAGACGCAGGCACAGCACGAGCCTGATTGTCCTCACTAACCAG ACCAATCTAGTCGGCAGCTCTCCCTTCAGGGAGCGACTCGGAAGCAATCGTCTACCAGAGAAACCGAGACCAAG ATCAGGTTCCAAAGTGATGGACAGAGGACGAATCTCACCCGCCAGCGAAGCTGTGTTACCCCTTTCACTTGAGCAACAGCAAGACCATTTCGATTCTAACGAAGATAG TAGTACAAACATGGAATTGACAAGGTTAAAGAACACCGCGCCAAATAACGAAATTCTAGAAGCAATGAAACACCAACAAAACGGCGTGGGATTCCTCACACAACACCCATCTCTTCCAAGCCAAACATTTGTTAGCGCAGATGCAGTGCAATGGTTAAATAATCACATAGAAGGAGGAGTAACAGTGGAGAGTGCCATCAATATCatgaat GGTATGATACAAGACAAGCTCATATGCCACGCGTCTGGAGATTTTTCTAAACCATTCATTCTAGGATTTTATTTGTATCACATAGTACAAGATAAAGAAAATCAAAGAG CTGGCGATTATTTCTCGCCCCTGGGTGATTTGCAAAGCTTTGAAAATGAATGGGTAGAAGTCGAAATAAGGGCACCCAAAGGCTGGTGTGAACCATCTTCGCCAGGATCATTCCCCCTGATGTCATCTCCGATGACTATACCTAGCTGCGATACTACCATTGTAGACGAATCAAACGTAGCGCCGTTTCTTAAAGATGAGTTAGACATATCCGACATGGCGGATGAACATGGAGAATGGCAAG TTCCGTCATATAAACATACTCATCTGGATATAGACATAAACAATAGAAGCGACAGAATCGAATGGGGACATCTAAGATATCAATCTATATACAAAGTAGATCATTCTTACGAACTAGTGGTACAATGGGTTGCATCATCTGGTAGTATCGTCGCTGACCTT ATATTTGTGTGGCAACGTAAGGCTCAAATGTGCGGAATTCAAATGGTTCCTATCCCAAGCGATCTACTAGCATTACCGTTCACTTTAAAAAGTGATCCTTTAAGGGGGCCTATTTTTATACCATTAAATACAGAGTGTCTTATGGCAAACAAACAACATCTTTTCGAAG AATTTCGAGAAGTAACCTACGAACAAAGACTCTTTCTTTTTCAAGAGACGATTGTACAAAGATTTGGCTTTGTTCCATGCCTAATAGAAAGTACTGAAAACGATCATCAGTACGTTCATATGACCGGCAATGCATTCATACTGATTCCATCTACGACAAATACAAGATCACGTCCTCGAACCGCTACCAACATAGTGAGACGAAACACGGGACAAAAGGGATATCCGATTCATTCTGATCAACCCAGCCCTCATGAAGCTTACATTACGAGACACGTTAGCGGGAAGAACAAAGATGACTACAACAAAGATAAGAGG ATTGGTTTCCTTTGGTCGTGGAATCACATGCTTAGTAGAAAATGGAAATCATCATCCACGTTAGTTGGCGATGAATTGTTTCAGAAAAAGCTCATACAAGATTTTAGGCATTTTTGTTCGAATGGGGACAATAGATTGAAACAGTTCTGGGAACATTGCTgggagataaaagaaaaatcctGCACGAAAACAATCTAA
- the LOC100645421 gene encoding GATOR complex protein Iml1 isoform X2, whose translation MKLYKLIVHQKTFSEEDLIINPKDHPSIKTGDVVEIYHPEVEFSRLLLQVTSFKEDLQGRETISVENNVATMFQLRTFADVYMNVVNPDDVALDSIELTFKDQYLGRSEMWRLKNSLVNTCVYMNKKIEFCGGSIRCQVYEMWSQGDRVACGVITNDTKVVFRSSTSMVYLFIQMSSEMWDFDIHGDLYFEKAVNGFLADLFQKWKKNGSNHEVTIVLFSRTFYNANSLEEFPNHMRECLQHDYRGRFYEDFYRVVVQNERFEDWSNVLVQLRKLFTDYQKIVLEYHQKSGVSIPKAVNSTAAQGNFLEVLNMSLNVFEKHYLDRSFDRTGQLSVVITPGVGVFEVDRELTNVTKQRIIDNGVGSDLVCVGEQPLHAVPLLKFHNKDTSVNAPDDYSMPHWINLSFYSTNKKIPYSTFIPRIKLPQRVSKQSAETISGKLQCKSKLLQEDAKECLHNTLFDYDAYDAQVFQLPSVHTSSLQRVTTRTKKTSVASMETHNNAHILKLLKRKMSDPDIHHPPPESHSPPAATRSAAILIPSRTDDVTSSESNGEVNESRISVKSDLTDSEISPPFRPVVGSAGSPTNTISQPTTIRPSRALINPFDPSHVTIKLTSNRRRWTHIFPKGPTGVLIQQHHYQAVPTQMCSESQSDATSTISGSPMEHNDISNSNQFQDHTKNKPQRLNLLLSGTDKSGNPISSTGNKSLTLLWGATGEQEWTPALTTAIIGVDWKSLTIPACLPITTDYFPDKRSLQNDYVVSDYNLLPDDVNTDFAQQRAIYKKPLTTAEVFKELVSQRLAQGFQLIILPQNNQNQSHTPGSNAVPAISSVMRGRQTESEPKEEYLLSIGRIFHKISLFDNCITVTRYRPRHPYPPFNIHYLYRFHAPHHDTYEVSWVSFTTEKLENYNWNYLDHYICTRGHTDFALVEALKYWRFRVFLLPLHNSATRKFLEGSSRCDIYTPLTTSEQVSLLDGFLRFIELWPNKIRRPNPNKNWNPSTLGGVSQRDPASHLTRRRHSTSLIVLTNQTNLVGSSPFRERLGSNRLPEKPRPRSGSKVMDRGRISPASEAVLPLSLEQQQDHFDSNEDSSTNMELTRLKNTAPNNEILEAMKHQQNGVGFLTQHPSLPSQTFVSADAVQWLNNHIEGGVTVESAINIMNGMIQDKLICHASGDFSKPFILGFYLYHIVQDKENQRAGDYFSPLGDLQSFENEWVEVEIRAPKGWCEPSSPGSFPLMSSPMTIPSCDTTIVDESNVAPFLKDELDISDMADEHGEWQVPSYKHTHLDIDINNRSDRIEWGHLRYQSIYKVDHSYELVVQWVASSGSIVADLIFVWQRKAQMCGIQMVPIPSDLLALPFTLKSDPLRGPIFIPLNTECLMANKQHLFEEFREVTYEQRLFLFQETIVQRFGFVPCLIESTENDHQYVHMTGNAFILIPSTTNTRSRPRTATNIVRRNTGQKGYPIHSDQPSPHEAYITRHVSGKNKDDYNKDKRIGFLWSWNHMLSRKWKSSSTLVGDELFQKKLIQDFRHFCSNGDNRLKQFWEHCWEIKEKSCTKTI comes from the exons ATGAAGCTGTATAAGTTGATAGTTCATCAAAAGACCTTTAGTGAAGAAGATTTAATAATCAATCCAAAAGATCACCCTAGTATAAAAACTGGAGATGTTGTTGAAATTTATCACCCGGAGGTTGAATTTAGCCGTCTACTCCTTCAAGTCACATCCTTTAAAGAAGATTTACAAGGAAGGGAGACAATTAGCGTGGAGAACAATGTAGCCACAATGTTTCAATTAAGAACATTTGCAGATGTATATATGAATGTTGTTAATCCAGACGATGTAGCTTTGGATTCCATTGAACTTACCTTCAAAGACCAGTATCTGGGTCGTAGTGAAATGTGGCGTTTGAAAAATAGCTTG gTCAACACTTGCGTATATATGAACAAGAAGATCGAATTCTGTGGAGGCAGTATCAGATGTCAAGTATATGAAATGTGGTCACAGGGTGACAGAGTCGCTTGTGGTGTTATAACTAATGATACTAAG GTTGTGTTTCGTTCTTCCACCAGTATGGTGTATCTTTTTATTCAAATGAGTTCAGAAATGTGGGATTTTGACATTCACGGTGACTTATATTTTGAAAAAGCTGTTAATGGATTTTTAGCTGATTTATTTCAAAAGTGGAAAAAGAATGGCAGTAATCATGAAGTAACGATTGTTCTATTCTCAAGAACATTTTATAATGCTAACAGTCTGGAAGAATTTCCAAATCACATGCGTGAATGTTTACAACATGATTATAGGGGAAGATTTTATGAAGATTTCTACAGGGTGGTAGTTCAAAATGAAAGATTTGAAGATTGGAGTAACGTGTTGGTACAATTACGTAAACTGTTCACAGActatcaaaaaattgtattagaaTATCATCAAAAATCAGGTGTCTCTATACCAAAAGCAGTAAATTCAACAGCTGCACAGGGCAACTTTTTAGAAGTACTGAACATGTCTTTAAATG TGTTTGAGAAACATTATCTGGATCGTAGTTTTGATAGAACTGGTCAGTTGTCGGTGGTGATTACACCTGGCGTAGGTGTTTTTGAGGTTGACAGAGAGTTAACGAACGTTACAAAACAAAGAATTATTGATAACGGAGTCGGTAGCGATTTGGTGTGTGTCGGAGAACAACCATTACATGCAGTACCTTTATTAAAG TTTCACAATAAGGATACATCTGTTAACGCGCCTGATGACTATAGCATGCCGCACTGGATTAATCTAAGTTTTTattcaacaaataaaaaaattccttATTCAACATTTATACCTCGTATAAAACTTCCTCAGAGAGTGTCAAAACAATCAGCAGAAACGATCAGCGGAAAATTGCAGTGCAAAAGTAAGCTTTTACAAGAAGATGCAAAGGAATGTTTACACAATACTTTGTTTGACTATGATGCATACGATGCACAAGTCTTTCAATTGCCTTCAGTCCATACGTCAAG TTTGCAACGAGTTACGACGAGAACTAAAAAGACAAGCGTTGCCAGCATGGAAACACATAATAACGCGCATATACTGAAACTTCTGAAAAGAAAAATGTCAGATCCTGATATACATCATCCACCACCTGAATCTCACTCACCTCCAGCTGCGACAAGAAGCGCGGCAATCTTGATACCTTCTAGAACAGATGACGTAACTAGTAGCGAATCCAACGGAGAAGTCAATG AATCGAGGATATCAGTAAAAAGCGATTTAACCGATTCAGAAATATCACCGCCATTTAGGCCGGTTGTTGGTAGTGCTGGAAGCCCCACAAATACAATATCTCAACCTACAACTATTAGGCCTAGTAGAGCACTTATTAATCCTTTTGATCCATCTCACGTTACAATTAAATTAACTAGTAACAGACGAAGATGGACGCATATTTTTCCTAAAG GGCCAACAGGTGTACTTATACAGCAACATCATTATCAAGCTGTGCCAACACAAATGTGTTCAGAATCACAATCTGATGCTACCTCCACTATAAGCGGTTCCCCTATGGAACATAACGACATCTCTAACTCAAATCAGTTTCAAGATC ACACAAAGAATAAACCGCAGAGATTAAATCTTCTACTATCAGGCACTGATAAAAGTGGGAATCCGATATCCTCTACGGGCAATAAGTCTTTGACATTGTTATGGGGTGCTACTGGTGAACAGGAATGGACACCGGCACTTACAACAG CAATCATAG GCGTTGATTGGAAATCATTGACAATCCCAGCATGTTTGCCAATTACTACAGATTATTTTCCCGATAAAAGAAGTTTACAAAACGACTACGTTGTGTCAGACTATAATCTATTGCCTGACGACGTTAATACAGATTTTGCTCAACAACGAGCAATATATAAAAAACCTTTAACAACTGCCGAAGTATTTAAGGAGCTTGTATCGCAACGATTAGCACAG GgttttcaattaattattttaccgCAAAATAATCAAAATCAGAGCCATACACCCGGTAGTAATGCTGTCCCTGCAATAAGCTCTGTAATGCGGGGACGGCAAACAGAATCAGAACCGAAGGAGGAATATTTGCTAAGCATTGGGagaatatttcacaaaatatcTTTATTCGATAATTGTATAACAGTAACAAGATATCGGCCAAG GCATCCTTACCCTCCGTTCAATATTCATTATCTTTATCGATTTCACGCACCTCATCACGACACGTACGAAGTATCATGGGTATCTTTTACAACGGAGAAGCTTGAAAATTACAATTGGAATTATTTGGATCATTACATCTGTACCAGGGGCCATACTGATTTTGCTTTAGTAGAG GCGCTTAAATACTGGAGATTTCGCGTGTTTTTACTTCCTTTGCACAATTCGGCTACTCGAAAATTTTTAGAGGGATCATCAAGATGTGATATATATACACCTCTCACCACTTCCGAACAAGTGTCTCTCTTGGACGGATTTTTACGGTTCATCGAGCTGTGGCCGAATAAAATACGCCGCCCGAATCCGAACAAAAATTGG AATCCTTCGACTCTAGGTGGTGTTTCCCAGAGAGATCCTGCCTCTCACTTGACCAGACGCAGGCACAGCACGAGCCTGATTGTCCTCACTAACCAG ACCAATCTAGTCGGCAGCTCTCCCTTCAGGGAGCGACTCGGAAGCAATCGTCTACCAGAGAAACCGAGACCAAG ATCAGGTTCCAAAGTGATGGACAGAGGACGAATCTCACCCGCCAGCGAAGCTGTGTTACCCCTTTCACTTGAGCAACAGCAAGACCATTTCGATTCTAACGAAGATAG TAGTACAAACATGGAATTGACAAGGTTAAAGAACACCGCGCCAAATAACGAAATTCTAGAAGCAATGAAACACCAACAAAACGGCGTGGGATTCCTCACACAACACCCATCTCTTCCAAGCCAAACATTTGTTAGCGCAGATGCAGTGCAATGGTTAAATAATCACATAGAAGGAGGAGTAACAGTGGAGAGTGCCATCAATATCatgaat GGTATGATACAAGACAAGCTCATATGCCACGCGTCTGGAGATTTTTCTAAACCATTCATTCTAGGATTTTATTTGTATCACATAGTACAAGATAAAGAAAATCAAAGAG CTGGCGATTATTTCTCGCCCCTGGGTGATTTGCAAAGCTTTGAAAATGAATGGGTAGAAGTCGAAATAAGGGCACCCAAAGGCTGGTGTGAACCATCTTCGCCAGGATCATTCCCCCTGATGTCATCTCCGATGACTATACCTAGCTGCGATACTACCATTGTAGACGAATCAAACGTAGCGCCGTTTCTTAAAGATGAGTTAGACATATCCGACATGGCGGATGAACATGGAGAATGGCAAG TTCCGTCATATAAACATACTCATCTGGATATAGACATAAACAATAGAAGCGACAGAATCGAATGGGGACATCTAAGATATCAATCTATATACAAAGTAGATCATTCTTACGAACTAGTGGTACAATGGGTTGCATCATCTGGTAGTATCGTCGCTGACCTT ATATTTGTGTGGCAACGTAAGGCTCAAATGTGCGGAATTCAAATGGTTCCTATCCCAAGCGATCTACTAGCATTACCGTTCACTTTAAAAAGTGATCCTTTAAGGGGGCCTATTTTTATACCATTAAATACAGAGTGTCTTATGGCAAACAAACAACATCTTTTCGAAG AATTTCGAGAAGTAACCTACGAACAAAGACTCTTTCTTTTTCAAGAGACGATTGTACAAAGATTTGGCTTTGTTCCATGCCTAATAGAAAGTACTGAAAACGATCATCAGTACGTTCATATGACCGGCAATGCATTCATACTGATTCCATCTACGACAAATACAAGATCACGTCCTCGAACCGCTACCAACATAGTGAGACGAAACACGGGACAAAAGGGATATCCGATTCATTCTGATCAACCCAGCCCTCATGAAGCTTACATTACGAGACACGTTAGCGGGAAGAACAAAGATGACTACAACAAAGATAAGAGG ATTGGTTTCCTTTGGTCGTGGAATCACATGCTTAGTAGAAAATGGAAATCATCATCCACGTTAGTTGGCGATGAATTGTTTCAGAAAAAGCTCATACAAGATTTTAGGCATTTTTGTTCGAATGGGGACAATAGATTGAAACAGTTCTGGGAACATTGCTgggagataaaagaaaaatcctGCACGAAAACAATCTAA